The genomic stretch AAATTGCTGAATGGCACGATCAGCACTCCATGGTAGTTCAAGTGTTATATGTACCCTCCTTTTCTGAAATGCAAAAGGTTTAAGCAAACTTAGCAGAGACGCATAGACATTAGATAATTCTGCAAAAGAGCAAAAGGCCAGCATTCTGATAATTCAAATACCTGGTTTAATGTCCTTCTATCAGCCTGTAAAGATACACCTGCGGAACCTGCTTCTGATATTATAGCAACCAATTTTTTCCCATCCATAAATAACTGTTTCTCGTGCATATTAACCATTTCCATGGCAACTTCCTTGCTGCAAAAAACATAATTGAGTAAAAAAAGGTAAAAGTGATAAAAAAATACATAGGCTTAGCAATTTCATTCTCACGTGCTCCTTGCTTGATAAATAACACCTTTTCCACCAGAAGCCCTTAGAAGCATGCCACGTCTACCAGTCATTTCAGCGACATTTTCTGGACCTCCTAACTGTAAATATCCATACaattaaaaaatatgaaaaagaaaCAGTTGAACAATTGAATAAACTTAACCACACATAAATTGTAGATAAAACAAATCTAGAAATTCTCATTTATGAAATACAATCTGCAAGCTCTCCACAAGAAAGTCTGGCAGCAATTGAATTAAGTAAACAGAGCATAATTTTAAAAGCCTATCATCAAGAGTGCCTCAAATGAATCAGTACTTTACTATTCCTCCTACTTTGGAAAGCATATCCTTCTTATTTTTTATATGGATATCATCATCATAGGCGATGGCTCTTTAGGAATCATGAGTCTAAAATCACCAACATTTTTAAACCAAAGACGTAGGAGAACTAAAATCCTTCCTTGGCATAAAGGTTGCAACCTCTGATAGCATTTCACAAATGTGATACGTGTTTGATATGCTTGAGAACACTACTGTGCTAGAAACTAGGCTAGTCAACACTCATATAGATCATAATGTCAAGGTAATGCAAGGACAAGGAAAGCCTCATATTAACATTTCACAAATCAAATACGTGTTTGATATACTTGAGGACACTTGTATGCTATAGATTCAAATGTTAAACTAATGAAAGAATAAGGGGAGCCATTAATTGATCCAGGGAGGTACAAAAGATTGGTTGACAAAATGAACTTCCACACGGCGTAACAATTGGATATCTCATTTGCAGCGAGTGTAATCAAACAATTCTCGAGGCTCTGTGTCAGGATTACTAGGAGGTAGCTTCAGGGAAAAGTCTCTTCTACCAAGATCAAAAGTGACCTTCAAATTATAGGACATGCCAACGATGATTGGGAAGGCACCCTACAAATGCAACGATCCACATTGAATTACTGCATCATTCTAAGGGTAATAAGATTTCTTGGAAGGAAAAGAAGTAAATTGTCATAGCTAGATTGAATGCAGAGGCAAAATATAGGGGTAGGGCTATAGGCATAGTGAATTTATCAGGGTTAAACAGCCCGTGAATAAGTTGACATGCTCCTACAGCACCAACAAAGTTGTATACTGTGACTATCAAATTGTCATGCACATAACCTCTAGTCCTCTACCCCAGTCTTTCATGAGAGAATAAAAGACAGATTGATTCACACTTTGTTGAGGAGAAGGTGAAGTCCAGTGAAGTTGCCACCTCATTCATCAACTCCAATGATTTAATGATCAAGTAATTTTACTAACCACATCTATAAAAGGTCCTAGCATCATATATATTTATAGCATGCTTTCATAATATCTTCAATCCAATTTGAAAGGGAACACTAAAGACCTATATGCATCTACAGTAAATATAAGGTGTATTATAAGACTGCATCAGTGAAATGGTAGTGGGACTATGCAGggtgtcaaaaaaaaaaatcaactttagTCAATTAGTTCCTACTATCGAGACTACACATGATGAAAACAAGGTCTTCATGTATCTAAAAATGCAATGGGTAAAAGAAATGTTCAACTAGAAATGTAATCAGAAGTACCACATATTAGCCTACTGCATAAGAGCCAACTAGGAAAAGAGGTAATAAAGCTTATATATAGAAAAATGATAATGATATCTAACATTAAAAGCATTAGCATGACTCAGAAAAGACACCCAATGTGAAACAAACAAGAAAAActagaaatagaaaatgaaatctaaAAACTCTACTCAATTATTCCACTTATGCCAGGAACATTATTTGAGGATGAATTTTCAGGCTGGTTCAGATAAGAAATAAGACCTTGTCAATTAAATCATCAAGAGGATTATTTGGCAAATCCAAGGACCGAATAATATCCAAAATCTTTGTTTTCCGCTCCAGTGAAGCTTCATACCTGTTAGGTATAGTGTAAAAAGATACAACATAATTTTCAACATTACCTCTCCCTTGTATCATGATAATTCCGTACCTTTTCATAAGTTCAGCAACATAGGCATCTCTTGCATGGAAATACTCATCAGTTTTCTCCTTGCATGAGTAGCAAGACCAATCATCAGATACTAAATCAGTCCATGGAGGAACTAAACAACCAGGGTGGACAAGTCGAGCACAGCATGAACAACGAAGCAACAACTTTTTGTCCTTCAATGATAAGAAACCATTTCAGCTAAATATGTTTAAACAGAACTTAGAAAGAATGTAGAAAAATATGGAAGCATGCTTTTACCTCTTCACTGTTACATATTTCACAGATTTGGAACTCCTCATCAGATTCTGTAGATTCAAGATCAGACTCAGCTGAAACAAAATAAGATTTGAATGAAAACAAGGATAAAGTTAAGTTATTGTTGGAATTTTAATTTCTCTCCAAAGACAAAATGCATACACTTAAACAAACAATTACACAGTGGGCATTGCCTGATTAGAGGCCAGTTAtccctctctttttttttttcacctcACTTGCTCTTATCTCTCTTCTAATCCCCTCCCTCTTTCCATATCCTCCCAAGTAAACACAGCCATGagtaaattaattcaaatatcatTAAATTGGCAAACCATGGATTTCATCTTAAGGTAATGTTagacaaaattatttgaaattattcTTGATTACTCACATAGAGACTCCTCAAAACTGTCAGTATCACTTGTAACATTCCATTTTGCAGTTTTTCTTTGTCTTTCTTTAAATGATACGCCAGGAGTAGCAGAATGCCGCTTACGCTGAAGTTCCTTGACACTTTCTTCACCTAAAGCATAAAAGTTAGACAAACCATAACGTGCAGAAAGCCTTAAAGGTCAACTGGTAATAACATACCAAGTGAATCTGGCTTTGGAGGTACTGGATAGTTTTCTTCCACCAATTTAAGAAGCAGCTCACGAGGACCCGAGACAAAGTCTTCTAATTCAAGACCCTGCTCATGAAAAACTAAATAATCTAGATCAACATTTCAGTGAAACAAATTGCCAAGTAAAGATGAGAAACACCTACATATTTTGTAACAAATTCCTCAGTTCGAGCCTCCCCAGTACTTTGAAGGCCAATCACAACACACTTACCCTCTGCCAGTGCCTGCTTAGCTAACCTCACAGCAGCAGGTACTTTAGCTGACATACACATATGCCTAAAGAAACGCTAAAAAACATAAAACAAATAAGTTGTCACACTGACAAGAAGTAGCCAACATTCTGGCCCAGGCAAAAGAAGTTACGatcttaaaaaaacaaaaaaattgtaCAGCACCATAGATCATGGAGAACATAAGATTACAACAAATAGAATTGCTTTACCTGATGGCTGGCCCAATACAGTCGCCAAACCTGACTAGAGTTCGGTTTCTCCTCTGAAAGAAAAGTGTTTGCTGACAACAATTCAACCCGTAATTCAGCCCAGAACTCAGCGGCCTTCTTATACATATCCTATTAATGAAATATAAGCATTTCCTATATCATCATGATGGTTAATGGACAAGGTAAAAAAAACATTAAGGAGGATaaataaaacatagtaaagacaATCCACATGTTGCACTTAGCCCTGATCAGTTCAATTAGTCAGGAAATATGTGGGAAATATTAATAGCATGCGAGAGTAGATTAAGGACTTTCCCAAAAGGCACAAATATGAAACTAATGGTCATCCAGTTGATAGTAACGATGACAAAACAAAAAGTATCTAGTTTGAGCGTAGAGATGCATCTCATCCTTGTGTAATCCTATCTAAGTGTTTCCATTATGTTTACTTGTACTTCTGGGCTGTTACTATCTTGATGCTCGTGGGATTTGGTTGATTGCCCTCAACCAAAATTTCAAATGTTTATAATACTGCAATTTTAAAGCCttcaaaaacacaaaaaaaaattcttacttgaggaggaaaaaaaaactcaatctATATACATGAGTGTAGACTAATCTGGCAaccttaatttatttttctatcctGAAATGAATAGAATAAGACAATATTGATAATATAACTACAAACTTCAGAAACACTACTATGAGCTATGTTGAATCAGTACCATCATTCCCTCCTCGAGTGGTGCTTCTATTACTTCGAATTCAGCCCCTTTGTAACTAAGCGTACGACAAACATACATGCCCCTAAACAAGACAAATGGCATTACTGTCACAATAACATCATGAAACAATTAACCGGATAAGCAGGTTTCAAATGTTTCACCTTGCCTTCATGTCCATTGCAACTAGTTCAAGTGCTCCAACACCACCTTTATCAAGAGCCCCTGTAAATGGGAGTAACaagtttattgaaaatatttctcAAACAAAAGATAACTTTGCAAGAACATAGTGAGATGTGTAAGAACATTTTACAGAAATATTAAGATTTCATAGTTAGAATGGACCTCAACATCAGAGCTCAAATAAATTACTACTTGGGAGACAAAAAACTAGTTCATTACTACTATGTCTTGTAAACAAATAAAGAATTATTATAATGATATTGATACTTATATTTGATAAAAGACAAACCTAAAAAATCCTGAAACTGAGGGAAACATGTTCCAGCACCCCATAGTCCAAGACGGACCATGTAACCCATATTTCGTGGCTCAGAAGCACCAGTTGCAGAGCAATAAACAAATCGAGCCTCAGGTAGTCTTGCCTGTATTCACAAACTTCTTATTACACACTTACAATACATGAGGTCAGTTGCGATATCTTAGAAATAGATAAAACAAACAAATACTCAAATCATACTCTGTTCATGCAGAAAATGTTGGTGAAAATACACCCgaagttaagaaaaaaataattaattgtcAACAAAATTGGGTGAGCAAATTAAGTTCCTTTACTATTTGTAGCAATTAAGCCTTGAGGAAAACCACCGAATCAACAAGAACAAGAGAAAAATTCATATGTAAAAGAACATGTAAAAGAAAGGATCTTCCTTGGGCAAAAGATGCAATGACATTACTTCTGATCCTTGATCACTGTCATCACCTCCTCTGGATAttgatctctctctctctgtccCTCCCTTGCAACAGCATGTGGAAGAGAGATGGTGCCTTCCCACATATGTCTCCTCCTTGGACTAACCTAATTAAACCAACTCTCATCCTAATTTTGATCTAAAAAAAGTCTTCTCCAATCTAATTAGATTGTAACCCAAACTCACCCACCTTAAACTAAAGCTCGGCCAAATCCTAATTAGAAGTTAAGTCTAATCACACTAGATTCACTATATATGTTACCCTCCAAGAATTCAAATTCAACCTGTCAagaaataagataaataaaaaattatactaGTTAATAAAAGTAAATAAACGAGAAAAAAAGCCACAACAGAAGGCCTAATGCCTGAAACGGGAATATAGAACCTTGGCAGTTGGCATCTTGGATAGACTATCATTAAAACTGAATTAACCTAAAGAATTCActattttcaaaggaaaattatAAAACTCCAGTAAATTTATAAGAACAATCAACCTGAATTTCTAACACTGCTTCGCCTGTTCGAGTAGGTTGGCTTCCTGCCTCAGGGATCAAATTTTTTGCCTTATGACACtgcaagaagaaaactctatAAAAACCTTATAACCAGCATGTAAGAACTCAATTGAATAGCATAATCCATTAAATTCAAgagataaaacaaacaaaatcatGAGGAAACAGTTAAGGAAATTAGTAGTGTAATTAAATGGAGTACCTCATCAAACACCACTAGGCCATCAAAGTCTGACCCACACCATTGCAACAATTGCACCAACCGAGATCGACCTTTTTCAGATGATGCTATCAAGCTACTGTATGTTAAGAAAACTACCCCATCCTTTATTCCAACAGCTTTGGAGTCGAGCTTAGAGTAGGGAAGCTTGTTTAAAGCATGTactgaaaaataaaaaatctttccCAGTTAATTCTAGGatgtaataaaaattaaattccatGAAACATCAACAACTTAATATATAAATTTCCACCTGGAAATATAGTCCTATGACAGCTAGTGTACCCATGATGCAGTTCTAAATACAGACCATAAAGTCACATCATAGTCAAACTACAAGAAATCATCTATATGTCAATTCCATAGCATCAGCTAAAAGAAGGATCATCCTTGATATGGTCCTACAAAAGTCCATTCCTCTAACATTACACATCACACTCACGCTCACACTCAACAAAAAGAAATATTTGATCCTCTTTAGAGAAAATAATCTTCACTGATGCAGCATTTATGGTAAGGCTACATTTTCATAAAATCTTAAATGTTCAATGAGTCAAAACGTCATTGGAGAAAAATTTTTGTGGAGCAAATCTCTTGAGCACTCAACAGTAAGTAATGTTCATAATTTGAGATATTAACTTTAATGATATTGACTTCTAAATGGTACAAATGCACAACTGGCATCAAATCCATAATATCTGCATGGAACTAGTAGCAACCATAGATGTGATATTTGCAACTTTTTAGTACATTTAGTTGATGTGCCACGAAAACCTGTATTGGATCTTCCATTTCATATGATTCATGGAGGAATCTTCTTTACCTCAATTGGCCATTTTTAAAGATAGAAGATCTTACATAGGTTATTCATCTCAATTGATAAAGTGCAAGTGTTCACCTTCTATTCAATAATAGGTCTTGTTTAATCTCTATTTGTATCCAAGCATGTTTCTATGCTAATTTGAAGAGGAGGTTGCACAATTAGATATCTTGGAGAGAATCTTCTTTTTCTTACTTCAACTAAGCATTAACCTGAAAAGCGGTCAGCCAATACTACAAATGGATAGAAGACTTCAATGGACGTAATTTTGCACACAACAAAAGATATCCAGCGGGGAAAAATAACCAAGCATCCCCAAACCCCCTAAGTTGACCAAGCAGAAAACTATTGTCCTTATACCCTATTACTTATATAATTTCTACCAAGTACCAACAACAGCTTTTCTACAGCAATCGACCACTAGCTTGTGAGTTCTATCTTCAGTATCTTGCATACTCACTTTGCCCCTCTCAATTCTCAATTTTTCCTCTCATCAATGTTCTCTTTGTTTTATTGCTTCTGCTCAAGATTTTGATGGATGAGGTCATCATTGTTTGATGCTTATTGATCTTCTGTTATTCAAACAATAAAATAAGCTCCAGCATCGTATTCAAGTTTCTACTTAAAAATAGCAGGTAATGGAGGATCACTCATTGGTATAGATTTGACATGTTTATTAAGTTCGTTTTAGCATTGCTGTAAGCATCAAACTGCCCCATCCACCACTAAGATTTTCTAGCCAAGTTTGTTGATTGTGTGCTAATTATTAAAATCATAATTGGCCAACGATTTTCGAATTAAGGTCCCTTTATCCAGTTAGGCTATATCTTCCATGGAAGAAATGATTAAGCAAAGTTTCAGAGTACtccaaaggagaagaaagaaTTTGGTATGATTATTGAGAAAGTTGACCAATTGAACAAAATTTGTGGTTGGTATCATTATTGTAATAGTAACCTATGCAGTCAAATAGGCAGAATGCCATGCTTCAATATCACATGTTCCTACAGACACAGGTTTGCAAAAATTGCTTTTTATATTTAAATGGTTCTCTAGAACTAGTTAGCCTATTAGCTCAACCTAATTTAATAGATATTTAGCAATAGATGAGGCATGAAGAAGATGACCACTCTCATTTTtgtttaatataataaaaaaatataaaaagagaGAATGAAAGAAATCCCTTGATGGACAAAATAAAGAATAATTAATTGATGATTAGAACCAAAAGCGGTTATACTTTGATCGCACATGAAATTATACCTCGTAGTAGAAACTAATGATTTACAATTTGATTCACATAAAGAGAGAGGAATGTAATCATTATATGAAATCGTAATGATTATCTTTCCTGATAAAGATTACCAATTTTATATAAGTATAATGGAACTATTTTCATATGCAATGCATGTATTCCAATTTGGTAAGTATAAAACACTTGCATCTATTtgctattttatttttgaatcactaaaaataatttaattatatttccgTGGATATAGTTAACATTAAATGTTTTTGTTAATGGCATGCATCCGCATGACCACATACCACATATACACTATGTGATGACTCAACCAAGATGCTTTTTAAACTAATGAACACTACATAGCACATAAAGGGCATTCATCCATGGACTTAAAATGCTGCACTCAGTGCACTACCTTCAATACAAGAAGCCCCAACATCATCCAAGTCTCTGCGTGCATCGAACTTTAGGTCCGAACCAACAGAAACCCACCTGCGAATAAggggaaaaaacaaaaaacaatgtTACTTCATCATGGAAAAAATACTCAAATTAATCATGGAAATATGAAATTGACCTTTCAACAATAACAACAAAAAATGATACATCCGtgatgatttattttaataatatgacTACCAGAATGCTTACAGTGCTTTGCACCTCCCATGTTGCCAGTTTTCCCAGATCAACCCAGCAATAGTACGACCCTTACCCATACCAGCTCCATCACCAATGAAAAAACCTGCTCTAGCACCATtttgaagatagtgaagatgcCGCTGATATACGAACAAACACCATTGTTGTTATCGTGTTAGGTGCTGAAATGGATATATCTTAAACTTGCCATATAAGAGAAGAAAAATAACCTGACAAGCATACACTAGAGTTTCAATCTGTAAGCATGACAGTGCATTTGATTTGTCCAGTTCATCCATAATCTTTAGATGGTATGTGGGTTCTGGAGGTTGAACAGCTGACAACGAAGACGTTTCAACAACAGCATCTGGATGGGGACACCCAACAGACAATCTAGGAGGTCTCTATATTAAGACCatgtcaaaaattatttaaacatataaaaTTCTACTAGCactctatttattattattatttcttttttttggggtgtgtgtgtggtggGGGGAGCGATGAAAAAAATTCAAATGGAATAAGTTTCTAGTTACCCTATATTTGGTAATGTAGACATGCACCACACACTTACATAGTCAGTAAAGGTCTCCCCGATAGCACCACCCTCATCTTCTTCACGCTCCACATCGATTGCAACCTAAGATAGACAAATAAACTCAGATAACAAGATGACCTCCAAGAATACCTAGAATATTTGAtataaataacaataaataaaagagTATTTGCATTAACAATAGATCACTTGTGCAAAAGAATTTATTTGTATGGCTCCCAAAGGCTTAAGTTGTTAACAAAGGTCCAATACGGGTTTATGATATGTCATAACCCCCTTTGCGGGCATTGGATAGTGGTCTTTACGATAAACTAGAAAAGGGATTTTATACATTGAATCAATTAAGCTAAAAATAGTATAAATAAAAGTATAGAAATTACATAACTAATTAATATCACTAAGTTAACAACATTTAAGTACAAAGACCATAATATCATTGAAATAAAAAGTAATTAAAGTATCTAAAGTGGATTACAAAATCAAGGAAAAGGCAATCAACTAGCAAGCAATTGAAAACCCATAACACAATCGCATGTCATTTCCCAAATATTTGGACTCCACTACgtaaattttttaattctaacAAGTGTTAATAAGAATATATCACTATAATATATAGGGCATTTTAATCACTTTCAATTATGTAAAGCAGAATGTTAACGTGAAATGATCTTCATATACTTACTAGATTACAGTAATGGGTATCTATATATTGTTTCCTGTTATATGTGACCAAGTATAATGTAAATTATCTTTCTTTTGTAATGATATATTACCAATTATAAGTTGTGTCTAGATGCATTTTAATTATTATGTTACCAAACATATCTAATGCTTTACTAGTATTTTTCACATTCTTAGTTGTTGTgaattatttattatatattattCCCTAAAAGATAATACGTCTTAACTATTGAAATTGCAATTAATTTACTTGCCTTGTCTTTAGGGTCAAAAATGTAATTCATGAAATTAAGAGGAACATTGTTGCCCGTATTTTTAAGGATGCCCACAACTCATTTTATTCATGCATCAATTTCTTGCTCAACAGTTCTGAACTTAAGAGCACAGAAATTGCAATGACATGGTTGCAAGGATTTTCATCACCTCCAGCTCCAGCCTTCTCTTGTATTCTCCACACTCTTTGACCTGTTTGATTTGCTTCTTccaattttatgaaaatattgtCAGGGAACAGCGAGCCATGACTTGATAAGATTCTCAAGAGAATCATAGAATTTCAGATTAAACTGAGCCGATTCTCAACCAGTTTACCCTGATTTTCTATTGATAGTAGACATGATAAAAATATTAATGAATAATACTGTTAATGACAATCAAATAAATATTAATCTGATATCACATATAATATTAGTTATATTACTGATAATAATCATATTAATATTACCTCAATGCACCTTCTCCTACATTGCATAATCAGCTGTCATTCTCTCTTGTGCCATTCTGCACATGCAGGCACCTCTCTCACAGTGCAATTAGTCAATCCCTTCTCCCTCACAATGCTTCATATATGTGACCACCTCCCCAGTTACGCGTGTGTCTCACCCTCACATGAACCACATAACCCTCATGTAGTAACCGTAATCCATCCTTCATTCCTCAGCATAAACTTTCTCGACTTCACCGTCCACCATTCATGTTGATATACTATTCCCATGATGTTGTATCTAGATAGGCTTAACTTcttgtccttttattttttgtttctcaTTCTCATCTTTCCCGTTCAACCCTTCTTGTTGTTTGGTATCAATGTTGACTTGAATTATCAAATTTAATGAAATCTCGATAAAATCTCGACCAAATTTGGAAAAGAAAAAGGTTGGTTGTTCCATTGACGAACAGATCCGAATTGATTCAAGTCATATGTGAGGTGTCTTTGaacacttcaatttcagcaaatTTATTAATGAAAGAATCAAGAGATCATGACTGCTCATTCAGCTTGAGCCCACTGGAAGAGACTCTTATCAACAAAATTTCAGCAATCATTCATATTAATATATGCATGGGATATTTTCACTATGGCATGAATACAAAAAACtggaattttcataaaaattgaaACTTGTGTCGAGAAGAAAATGAATGCATTTCTCTACAAAAGATGATTTTCTACATATCCTTCACACCCCCTCCGGAGCATCCTCGGGACTTTCTTCTCTTTAGGGACTTTTTCTAAAATCACATAATTCATCTCACTGGTTATTTATACAAGTAGCTAAAGATTAAAGTTAAATAGGTCAATGTACACTGTGCCAAATATCTAGGTCTATTTACTGAAAATACAACAATGCTAAAACCATTCCCATTGAAAAAAGACATCCCATAAGTTTAGGTGTGAAGCAAAGCATGCAGGATTTAGCTTGAGGGTTGAGTTGTAGAAAAGGATCGTTGAACTGGGTTTTCTAGTCTAGTTGACGACTATAAATAGAAAAGGAACTGTGGCTACACACCCTACAAGGTCAATAGGTTAGCTTCATATAGTGGAAACTACATTTTATTCCTTATGCAGGAAAAATGATGCACATAAACAAATTTTTTGGCTTCTTTTATAAGCTCAGCCTGCATGCGCAGAGTAACAATCAGTTCCACCTGCTATCTTACTCATTAGCATAACCAAAAGGAAAAATAACAAGGAACATAAGAAGTCTCCGTCCTTGCGTAATTCCTTCCACGTTCTCAATATTAGATGCATCAGTGACATTTGCAAAACTTGTAAGAAGGAGAATATTAAAACACAGTAATACTCAGAATCGGACATTTTCAACAGGAAAGGGGGTCTTTCTAATTAGACAAACAGagaaaggaaggaaggaagggatGCGGTTGATTGCCTCATTGATCTCCTCAGGCGGGTCTGGTGGGAATCCAACTAGGGAGGCCGGAGACGAAACAGAGGGAAAGTATTGTTGCAGCTTGGCTAGGTCGACCGCGAGGTCCACACCGCACTGCGGGCAGTTGAAACGGGCGAGCCCGTGAGGGACATTAAGGATCGCCTTGCAACGAGCGCAGGGCAGCTGGATCTTGGTGGGATCGATGCCCTGAGCCTTGGGCGGGGGGCGGCGGGGAGGGGGAGCGCCCAGGAGCTCAGGCGGCAGCATCTGCGGCAGCTGGCACTTGGGGCAGATGAACTCGGTCATCCCCGGTGCCACCGCGAGTATCCCATGGCATCCGGCGCAGCGGACCTGGAGGCTTCCCGCCGGCGGCCCCGGCGGAGGCAGAGCCAGAGGCGGCACCGTCGGGAGCGAGGGCTGCCCCATTCCTGCCCCCTGCCTCGCTCGCTCCTCTGCGCTCTCTATGACTCCGCTCGAATCCTTCCGCCGCGACTATCGATCTGCTGTGAATCGCCAACAGGAGGACCGATCGAATGTTTTgaagcgagagagagagagagagagagaggcaagGGTTTGGATTTTACGGACGAGTAATTGGGGGCATTATGATTCAGCAGTTATGATCGCGGTCACGTGTTCGTCAGCACCAAAACAGGAAGCGCCTCTCCACCGCAAAGTGCACAGTTAGGGCTACAGCCGAATATTATTatggaaaaataaattaattaattaattaataatttctttCGACATTATTCACCTGTGAGTTGAGTGATAGATTTAACAATATTTTGAAAtcttatttttaagaaaatagaagaaaaaaaaatgttacaCACTGCGTTGCCGTCCGAATGCTTCAGAAAGTCTACTCTGCTTACGCCTTCTTAAGTTTTAAATATGTGCTGAATGTTTATCAAGTCTGACATATCGTTGTCGAaaacttatttctaaaaaaattaaataaatgtcATCGCATGTACCTGGAAGTGATGAGAAAGAGACATTGCCCGTTCGAAGCTAACTACAACTAGCTGGTTAGCTGATGAAGGTATCCACAACGTAATATTAATGCAACTGCTTAAACAAGAGAAAAGGGAGCACTCTTATGTATTACTCGCCCAGGACTAGTCCTGGAAAGGAGATATATTACACATGAAAGGTTACGATCGTTGTGGTCTCAGTTGACTGGGATTTTCATGATGATGCTTGACTATAAGGAGATCCATAAAAGATTGAATGGATTGAGACTTCACTGTTGTTTCTGCTTCTTTGCAGAGGGTTCTGATGACTGGTCCACCTGCATGAAATTGTATATCATACTTCCATGATTTGTGTAGCTCCAATATATAACAAAATAGTTAAAGGAGATATGAATGCCTTCGCagagaatggaaaaaaaaaatgat from Zingiber officinale cultivar Zhangliang chromosome 5B, Zo_v1.1, whole genome shotgun sequence encodes the following:
- the LOC121983797 gene encoding protein FORGETTER 1-like isoform X3; protein product: MGKGRTIAGLIWENWQHGRCKALWVSVGSDLKFDARRDLDDVGASCIEVHALNKLPYSKLDSKAVGIKDGVVFLTYSSLIASSEKGRSRLVQLLQWCGSDFDGLVVFDECHKAKNLIPEAGSQPTRTGEAVLEIQARLPEARFVYCSATGASEPRNMGYMVRLGLWGAGTCFPQFQDFLGALDKGGVGALELVAMDMKARGMYVCRTLSYKGAEFEVIEAPLEEGMMDMYKKAAEFWAELRVELLSANTFLSEEKPNSSQVWRLYWASHQRFFRHMCMSAKVPAAVRLAKQALAEGKCVVIGLQSTGEARTEEFVTKYGLELEDFVSGPRELLLKLVEENYPVPPKPDSLGEESVKELQRKRHSATPGVSFKERQRKTAKWNVTSDTDSFEESLSESDLESTESDEEFQICEICNSEEDKKLLLRCSCCARLVHPGCLVPPWTDLVSDDWSCYSCKEKTDEYFHARDAYVAELMKRYEASLERKTKILDIIRSLDLPNNPLDDLIDKLGGPENVAEMTGRRGMLLRASGGKGVIYQARSTKEVAMEMVNMHEKQLFMDGKKLVAIISEAGSAGVSLQADRRTLNQKRRVHITLELPWSADRAIQQFGRTHRSNQASAPQYRLLFTYLGGEKRFASIVAKRLESLGALTQGDRRAGLSLSAFNYDNNYGKKALMMMYRGIMEQDPLPVLPPGCSSEEPATIQEFITYAKAALISVGIVRDTVICSGKDGGKVSGRIVDSDMHDVGRFLNRILGLPPDIQNRLFELFVSILDLTVHNARNEGQFDSGIIDIKANSIELQGSPRTVHVDNLSGASTVLFTFSVDRGITWESAKSLLEERQKDGVACANDGFYESRREWMGRKHFILALECSGSGGTYKIFRPAVGEALREMLAAELKSKYKKLSTIEKANKGWQDEYEVSSVQCMHGPKCKLGTYCTVGRRLQEVNVLGGLILPVWSTIEKALSKQVRQSHRRTRVVRLETTTNCQRIVGLLIPNAAIESVMEDLSGFQDVES
- the LOC121983797 gene encoding protein FORGETTER 1-like isoform X2 — encoded protein: MRLQSMWSVKKMRVVLSGRPLLTILSVGCPHPDAVVETSSLSAVQPPEPTYHLKIMDELDKSNALSCLQIETLVYACQRHLHYLQNGARAGFFIGDGAGMGKGRTIAGLIWENWQHGRCKALWVSVGSDLKFDARRDLDDVGASCIEVHALNKLPYSKLDSKAVGIKDGVVFLTYSSLIASSEKGRSRLVQLLQWCGSDFDGLVVFDECHKAKNLIPEAGSQPTRTGEAVLEIQARLPEARFVYCSATGASEPRNMGYMVRLGLWGAGTCFPQFQDFLGALDKGGVGALELVAMDMKARGMYVCRTLSYKGAEFEVIEAPLEEGMMDMYKKAAEFWAELRVELLSANTFLSEEKPNSSQVWRLYWASHQRFFRHMCMSAKVPAAVRLAKQALAEGKCVVIGLQSTGEARTEEFVTKYGLELEDFVSGPRELLLKLVEENYPVPPKPDSLGEESVKELQRKRHSATPGVSFKERQRKTAKWNVTSDTDSFEESLSESDLESTESDEEFQICEICNSEEDKKLLLRCSCCARLVHPGCLVPPWTDLVSDDWSCYSCKEKTDEYFHARDAYVAELMKRYEASLERKTKILDIIRSLDLPNNPLDDLIDKLGGPENVAEMTGRRGMLLRASGGKGVIYQARSTKEVAMEMVNMHEKQLFMDGKKLVAIISEAGSAGVSLQADRRTLNQKRRVHITLELPWSADRAIQQFGRTHRSNQASAPQYRLLFTYLGGEKRFASIVAKRLESLGALTQGDRRAGLSLSAFNYDNNYGKKALMMMYRGIMEQDPLPVLPPGCSSEEPATIQEFITYAKAALISVGIVRDTVICSGKDGGKVSGRIVDSDMHDVGRFLNRILGLPPDIQNRLFELFVSILDLTVHNARNEGQFDSGIIDIKANSIELQGSPRTVHVDNLSGASTVLFTFSVDRGITWESAKSLLEERQKDGVACANDGFYESRREWMGRKHFILALECSGSGGTYKIFRPAVGEALREMLAAELKSKYKKLSTIEKANKGWQDEYEVSSVQCMHGPKCKLGTYCTVGRRLQEVNVLGGLILPVWSTIEKALSKQVRQSHRRTRVVRLETTTNCQRIVGLLIPNAAIESVMEDLSGFQDVES